In Effusibacillus lacus, a genomic segment contains:
- a CDS encoding D-glycero-alpha-D-manno-heptose-1,7-bisphosphate 7-phosphatase translates to MGQKAVFLDRDGVINDNVRPINKPDDLILFPGVGAAVKRLQDAGYRVFVVTNQGGVGLGYMTEEDLRSVHDKMIRELSRDGAVIDDIRYCSHRPHAGCGCRKPEPGMILELASKYNIDLDQSFMVGDRDFDIQAGRRAGTRTVFIGKGHADADLVAKDLTEAVNQILNQGVMNR, encoded by the coding sequence GTGGGGCAGAAGGCGGTATTTCTGGATCGGGACGGCGTTATCAATGACAATGTCAGGCCGATCAACAAGCCGGATGACCTGATTCTCTTTCCTGGTGTTGGGGCTGCTGTCAAGCGGCTTCAGGATGCGGGGTACCGGGTGTTTGTCGTGACCAATCAGGGCGGTGTCGGACTTGGGTACATGACGGAAGAAGATTTGCGGAGCGTCCATGACAAGATGATTCGCGAATTGTCCAGGGACGGTGCGGTAATCGATGACATCCGCTATTGCTCACACAGGCCCCATGCGGGGTGCGGATGCCGAAAACCGGAACCGGGAATGATTTTGGAACTGGCTTCCAAATACAACATCGACTTGGATCAAAGCTTTATGGTTGGCGATAGGGACTTTGACATACAGGCTGGCAGAAGGGCAGGCACACGTACGGTATTTATCGGGAAGGGACATGCCGATGCGGATCTGGTTGCCAAGGATCTTACAGAAGCGGTGAATCAGATTCTGAATCAAGGAGTGATGAACAGATGA
- a CDS encoding DUF881 domain-containing protein, with protein sequence MKRKKELDNVAELLNSLKPMEPRPGLEQEIFARIMEEPVPDVKLKRDWRRIRLSAAVASFIGALILIGGFFLAANPQLTSMNHAANQSAGGSALSSAPGEKSAANSTEKQKPMADTISKGESANLGKSTADQTLTRGLRITLTEPSSANELEEAKQVGNRIAPEDFRQVVLELYKNGANWVSVNGVSVSAEDVVEWKDNFLAVKGVPLSRPYQVLVDGDPKQLQDAIERKGSSIQTLRQASKVAVEVRVVKESIK encoded by the coding sequence GTGAAACGCAAGAAAGAGCTGGACAATGTCGCAGAACTGCTGAATTCCTTGAAACCGATGGAGCCAAGACCGGGTTTGGAACAGGAGATTTTTGCTCGGATCATGGAAGAACCGGTGCCGGATGTGAAATTGAAACGGGATTGGAGACGGATTCGTTTGTCTGCAGCGGTCGCCTCTTTCATCGGGGCGCTGATTCTGATCGGCGGGTTCTTCCTGGCAGCCAATCCCCAATTGACAAGCATGAATCATGCGGCAAATCAATCGGCTGGGGGATCGGCTCTCAGTTCCGCTCCTGGGGAGAAATCTGCTGCAAACTCAACTGAAAAGCAAAAGCCGATGGCTGACACAATTTCTAAAGGTGAATCGGCCAATCTCGGCAAGTCAACGGCTGACCAAACTCTGACAAGAGGTTTGCGGATCACTTTGACCGAACCTTCTTCAGCAAATGAACTGGAGGAAGCGAAGCAGGTGGGGAACAGGATTGCGCCGGAAGACTTCCGGCAGGTTGTCCTGGAACTATATAAGAACGGGGCAAATTGGGTGTCCGTCAATGGAGTGTCAGTGTCTGCGGAGGATGTCGTTGAGTGGAAAGACAACTTTTTGGCAGTAAAGGGGGTACCCCTTTCTCGCCCCTACCAGGTTCTGGTTGACGGAGATCCCAAGCAGCTCCAGGATGCAATTGAACGAAAGGGATCCAGTATTCAGACCCTCAGGCAAGCTTCGAAGGTGGCTGTGGAAGTCCGGGTAGTGAAAGAAAGCATAAAGTAA
- a CDS encoding RNA polymerase sigma factor encodes GDSEVRTWLYAIARNTVRTYYARKKPAPAGEEDLLGLESPTDHPEQAVTDRERLSLLQKALLQLNEAQRSVVILRNIHGYSTRETAQILDCSETSVKVQLFRALRKLRKILEADPLFAVDGAVASEEVRPL; translated from the coding sequence GCGGCGACTCGGAGGTTCGAACCTGGTTGTATGCTATCGCCAGGAATACGGTCCGGACCTATTACGCCCGTAAAAAACCGGCCCCTGCCGGAGAGGAAGATCTTCTGGGACTGGAGTCGCCAACAGATCATCCGGAACAAGCTGTAACCGATCGGGAACGGTTGAGTCTATTACAGAAAGCGCTGCTGCAATTGAACGAGGCTCAACGGTCGGTTGTGATCCTGCGCAATATTCACGGTTATTCAACAAGAGAGACCGCACAAATCCTTGACTGCAGCGAAACCTCTGTCAAAGTGCAGCTGTTTCGAGCATTGCGCAAGCTCAGGAAAATATTGGAGGCCGATCCCCTGTTTGCAGTGGACGGGGCTGTCGCTTCAGAGGAGGTGAGACCGCTGTGA
- a CDS encoding RNA polymerase sigma factor — MQQEQFQHIYSAHFRDIYSYIAYSVGSQSDAEDLTQDVFLKAYRALGSF, encoded by the coding sequence ATGCAACAGGAGCAATTCCAACACATCTATTCTGCTCATTTTCGTGATATATACAGTTATATCGCATACTCGGTGGGATCTCAATCCGATGCGGAAGATCTCACACAGGATGTGTTCCTGAAAGCATACCGCGCCTTGGGTTCATTT
- the dat gene encoding D-amino-acid transaminase — translation MIVYVNGQWLEDTEATVSFQDRAFVFADAVYEVLHIYNGALFKLDLHQERLQKGLDTLRIPYRANDLKPVFDELLKRNPGVQRGSLYVQVSRGAAPRAHGLPKLKEPTIVAYVKPFQPDLRIWEQGGRAVLVEDLRWQMCHVKTTGLLLNCMAKEEALERGCDDAIFHRGEIVTEASASNLFIVKNGTLLTHPNGPWILPGITRHVVIELARKEGIPVEEVQFTKADLLAADELFLTGTLSEVAPYVEVDGQKIGNGQVGPVTRRIQEAFRSETGV, via the coding sequence ATGATTGTGTATGTGAATGGTCAATGGCTGGAGGATACGGAAGCGACAGTATCGTTTCAGGATCGGGCGTTTGTTTTTGCCGACGCGGTTTATGAAGTCTTACATATTTATAACGGGGCTCTGTTCAAGTTGGATCTCCATCAGGAACGGCTGCAGAAAGGTCTGGATACACTCCGTATTCCTTACCGGGCAAATGACCTGAAGCCTGTGTTTGATGAACTGCTGAAACGGAACCCGGGTGTGCAAAGAGGGTCTCTGTATGTGCAAGTGTCACGCGGTGCGGCCCCCCGTGCTCACGGTCTTCCCAAGTTGAAGGAGCCGACCATTGTGGCATACGTGAAGCCTTTCCAACCGGACCTGCGGATCTGGGAACAAGGGGGACGTGCCGTGTTGGTGGAAGATTTGCGCTGGCAGATGTGTCATGTCAAGACAACCGGCCTGCTGCTCAACTGCATGGCGAAGGAAGAAGCGCTGGAACGCGGCTGTGACGATGCGATCTTTCATCGGGGAGAGATTGTTACGGAAGCATCTGCCTCCAATCTGTTCATTGTAAAAAACGGCACCCTGCTGACCCATCCCAACGGTCCCTGGATCCTGCCCGGCATTACCCGCCATGTGGTGATTGAACTGGCCCGCAAAGAGGGGATCCCGGTTGAGGAAGTGCAATTTACAAAAGCGGACCTGCTGGCGGCTGATGAACTGTTCCTGACAGGAACTTTGAGCGAGGTGGCTCCTTACGTCGAGGTGGATGGACAGAAAATCGGCAATGGTCAAGTAGGACCCGTTACCCGAAGAATTCAGGAAGCGTTCAGAAGCGAAACGGGCGTATAA
- a CDS encoding lipid II flippase Amj family protein encodes MTEKLLLICLFTMTIHMIETLSHAVRLAGVRVAKLAVAISLFNMAVIVSRTANTFQATLTGSLVDAARGNQQIEMLKDQFHIILGSASLGTVVGMILLPTFVGLFSRAIIQLEHAGSIPQLVRNTMTIHHLTLAKKHLRWPKWEMVSRMRIGGIPKRLLLLNIVGTAVYTVGVLAALYASVLAPEFSATAQSASGWINGLAVIVLLIFVDPKIALLTEQVMQGKQELWTIDKIVGLLMVTRLLGTLLAQILLLPAAHWVAWVSSIFG; translated from the coding sequence TTGACCGAAAAACTTCTCTTGATCTGTCTGTTCACCATGACTATCCATATGATCGAAACGTTGTCCCATGCTGTCCGTTTGGCGGGTGTACGGGTAGCCAAACTGGCCGTAGCAATTTCTCTATTTAATATGGCGGTAATCGTTTCCCGGACGGCGAACACATTTCAAGCCACTTTAACAGGCAGTTTGGTGGATGCCGCAAGGGGTAACCAACAGATTGAGATGCTGAAAGATCAATTTCATATCATTTTGGGCTCGGCTTCTCTGGGAACGGTTGTCGGCATGATCTTGCTGCCTACGTTTGTGGGGCTGTTCTCCCGTGCGATCATTCAACTGGAACATGCGGGATCAATTCCTCAACTCGTTAGAAATACAATGACAATTCATCATCTAACTCTTGCCAAAAAGCATCTTCGGTGGCCCAAGTGGGAAATGGTGTCCCGAATGCGGATTGGCGGCATCCCCAAGCGCTTGCTTCTGTTGAACATTGTGGGCACTGCTGTCTATACAGTGGGTGTTCTGGCGGCATTGTATGCTTCGGTGCTGGCTCCTGAATTCAGTGCCACCGCCCAGTCCGCCTCCGGGTGGATCAACGGGCTTGCGGTAATCGTGCTGCTGATTTTTGTGGATCCAAAGATTGCTTTATTGACGGAACAGGTGATGCAGGGGAAACAAGAGCTTTGGACGATTGACAAGATTGTAGGACTCCTCATGGTTACGAGACTGTTGGGAACTCTTTTGGCTCAAATCCTGTTGCTGCCGGCGGCGCATTGGGTTGCTTGGGTAAGTTCAATCTTTGGTTAG